A genomic segment from Flavobacterium sp. 9R encodes:
- a CDS encoding ribonucleoside triphosphate reductase, with the protein MEKYVIKRNGEYRPFEEFKIKDAIEKSFKSVQLAIDEKVVSSVFEQLLSKTTWAVEEIQDCIEKTLFEKQYFDVMRSFMLFRHTRKLQREHINGLNEDTTYVDSTQTIEEYIEQTDWRINANANTSYSNAGLVNNVAGKIIANYWLDKVYSKQEGYAHRNGDIHIHDLDCLTGYCAGWSLRVLLNEGFNGVRGRVESRPPSHFREALGQMANFLGILQSEWAGAQAFSSFDTYLAPYVFKDNLSFDDVLKAVRSFVYNLNVPARWGQSPFTNITLDWVVPEDLKTQIPTRKDIHFFDKITNEDLLLRAQARGVKTLTELRYEHFQPEMNLINKAYYTVMTEGDANGQPFTFPIPTVNITEEFDWNGENTDLLFENTAKIGSSYFQNFIGSQYILDENGNKEENPNAYKPNAVRSMCCRLQLDLRELLKRGNGLFGSAEMTGSIGVVTINMARLGYLYQGNKTALLEQLDHLLYLSKSTLEKKRVFIQEMYERGLYPYTKRYLSHFRNHFSTIGVNGINEMIVNFTQNQDQITSRTGIELAAEILEHIRNRMKEFQESTGNLYNLEATPAEGTTYRFAKEDKKRFANIYQAGEGDNIYYTNSSQIPADFTEDPFEALCLQDELQCKYTGGTVLHLYMSEKISSSEACKQFVKKVISNFKLPYVTVTPVFSVCPVHGYLNGEHEYCPKCDEALILEKEKEALAS; encoded by the coding sequence ATGGAAAAATATGTAATCAAACGAAACGGAGAATACCGACCTTTTGAGGAATTCAAAATCAAAGATGCCATTGAAAAGAGTTTTAAAAGTGTTCAATTGGCAATAGACGAGAAAGTAGTAAGCAGTGTTTTCGAACAACTTCTTTCCAAAACTACTTGGGCCGTAGAAGAAATTCAGGATTGCATAGAAAAAACCCTTTTTGAAAAACAGTATTTTGATGTGATGCGTTCGTTTATGCTCTTTCGACATACTCGAAAGTTACAACGCGAACACATCAACGGACTCAACGAAGACACCACCTATGTAGACAGTACACAAACTATTGAAGAATACATTGAACAAACCGATTGGAGAATCAATGCCAATGCCAATACCTCCTACTCCAATGCTGGCTTGGTAAACAACGTAGCTGGAAAAATAATTGCCAACTATTGGCTAGACAAAGTCTACAGCAAACAAGAAGGATATGCGCACCGAAATGGGGATATTCATATACACGATTTGGATTGCCTTACGGGCTATTGCGCAGGTTGGAGTTTGAGAGTCCTACTCAACGAAGGATTCAATGGCGTTCGTGGGCGTGTAGAAAGCAGACCACCCTCGCATTTTAGAGAAGCTCTGGGACAAATGGCTAATTTTCTAGGAATTCTTCAAAGCGAATGGGCAGGCGCACAAGCCTTCAGCTCCTTCGATACCTATTTAGCTCCTTATGTGTTCAAAGACAATTTATCCTTTGATGATGTACTGAAAGCTGTTCGCAGTTTTGTCTACAACTTAAATGTACCCGCGCGTTGGGGACAATCGCCTTTTACCAATATTACCTTGGACTGGGTCGTTCCCGAAGATTTGAAAACTCAAATCCCAACCCGAAAAGACATTCATTTTTTTGACAAAATAACTAACGAAGACCTGTTACTTCGTGCGCAAGCGCGTGGAGTAAAAACGTTAACCGAGTTGCGCTATGAACATTTCCAACCCGAAATGAACCTCATCAATAAAGCCTATTATACGGTAATGACCGAGGGCGATGCCAACGGACAACCTTTCACTTTTCCAATTCCAACCGTAAACATCACCGAGGAATTTGACTGGAATGGAGAAAACACCGATTTGCTATTCGAAAATACCGCTAAAATTGGGTCGTCGTACTTTCAAAACTTCATTGGAAGCCAATACATTCTTGACGAAAACGGCAACAAAGAAGAAAACCCCAATGCCTACAAACCCAACGCCGTTCGCAGTATGTGTTGTCGCCTCCAACTCGATTTACGCGAATTGCTAAAACGCGGTAATGGTCTTTTTGGAAGTGCCGAAATGACCGGAAGCATTGGAGTTGTGACCATCAATATGGCGCGATTGGGCTATTTGTATCAAGGAAATAAGACCGCTTTGCTAGAACAATTAGACCATCTTTTATACCTTTCCAAATCAACTTTAGAGAAAAAAAGAGTCTTTATTCAAGAAATGTACGAGCGCGGTTTGTATCCTTACACCAAACGCTATTTGTCGCATTTCAGAAATCATTTTTCTACCATTGGTGTCAACGGAATCAACGAAATGATTGTCAATTTCACTCAAAATCAAGACCAAATCACCTCTAGAACCGGAATCGAATTAGCCGCCGAAATTTTGGAACACATTCGAAACCGTATGAAAGAATTCCAAGAAAGCACCGGAAACCTTTATAATCTCGAAGCCACACCAGCCGAAGGAACCACCTATCGCTTTGCCAAAGAAGACAAAAAACGCTTTGCCAACATCTATCAAGCGGGCGAAGGAGACAATATTTATTACACGAATAGCTCACAAATCCCAGCCGATTTCACCGAAGACCCTTTCGAAGCGCTTTGCCTGCAAGACGAATTGCAATGCAAATACACCGGCGGCACCGTATTGCATCTCTATATGAGTGAAAAAATCAGCTCATCCGAAGCCTGCAAACAATTTGTCAAAAAAGTAATTTCAAATTTCAAATTGCCTTATGTCACCGTGACTCCCGTTTTCAGCGTTTGCCCCGTACACGGCTACCTAAACGGCGAACACGAATACTGCCCAAAATGCGACGAAGCCCTAATTCTCGAAAAAGAAAAAGAAGCACTAGCCTCATAA
- the nrdD gene encoding anaerobic ribonucleoside-triphosphate reductase, with amino-acid sequence MKTHPILEQHPERRTKCLVYTRVMGYHRPVESFNIGKKGEHKQRTHFNECKC; translated from the coding sequence ATGAAAACACATCCCATTCTAGAACAACATCCAGAACGCAGAACCAAATGTTTAGTCTACACCCGTGTGATGGGCTATCATCGTCCCGTAGAAAGTTTCAACATTGGCAAAAAAGGAGAACACAAACAACGCACCCATTTTAATGAATGCAAGTGCTAG
- a CDS encoding outer membrane beta-barrel protein, which yields MKKITLALVALFATNFAIGQAKEGQLSKKKWLIEANTGFGDNVGNTSLYFSSKDGKTSYNVGLEGGYFIKDNLALKLGLGFGETSGSASNDPIAYKIGVKYYFKKMIPIELSYNGIGIGDTDANPRSIGLQAGYAIFIGKNISIEPGVRYNKALYNQYFDDSFQFNIGFALHL from the coding sequence ATGAAAAAAATTACATTGGCACTAGTTGCCTTATTTGCCACAAACTTTGCTATTGGACAAGCAAAAGAGGGCCAACTTTCTAAGAAAAAATGGTTAATTGAAGCCAATACAGGCTTTGGAGATAATGTTGGAAATACTTCTTTATATTTTTCATCTAAAGACGGAAAAACATCTTACAATGTTGGACTTGAAGGTGGTTATTTCATTAAAGATAATTTAGCGCTCAAACTTGGGTTAGGATTCGGTGAAACTAGTGGTAGTGCTTCCAACGATCCAATAGCTTATAAAATTGGTGTAAAATATTATTTCAAAAAAATGATCCCTATTGAACTATCTTATAATGGGATTGGAATTGGCGACACTGACGCTAACCCAAGATCAATAGGTTTACAAGCCGGGTATGCTATTTTTATAGGAAAGAACATCAGTATAGAACCCGGTGTTCGATATAACAAAGCCTTATACAATCAATATTTTGACGATAGTTTTCAATTCAATATTGGATTCGCATTGCATCTTTAA
- the lysS gene encoding lysine--tRNA ligase, with protein sequence MALSEQEIIRREKLQSLRNLGINPYPAQLFPVNHTSKQVKESFEEGKKVIVAGRLMSVRDQGKACFAELQDSEGRIQLYVNRDVLCPEEDKTLYNQVFKKLTDLGDFIGIEGELFTTKVGAQCIRVDEFTFLSKTLRPLPLPKIDEDGKIHDAFNDAELRYRMRYVDLTVNQHVKETFIKRTKLFTAMRTFFNEAGYLEVETPVLQSIPGGAAARPFITHHNSLDIPLYMRIANELYLKRLIVGGFDGVYEFSKNFRNEGMDRTHNPEFTAMEIYVAYKDYNWMMEFTEQLLEYCATAVNGTSEVTFGEHTINFKAPYARVTMTDAIKHFTGFDISGKSEAELFEAAKGMGIEVDETMGKGKLIDEIFGAKCEGNYIQPTFITDYPKEMSPLCKEHRDNPELTERFELMVCGKEIANAYSELNDPIDQRERFEDQMRLAEKGDDEANGTIDEDFLRALEYGMPPTSGLGIGMDRLMMFLTNNASIQEVLLFPQMRPEKKKATVELEADEKVIVAILQANDNQMEFSLLKIKSELSGKKWDKAMKNLSALGMTEVVVDGDVKACRLKE encoded by the coding sequence ATGGCCTTATCAGAACAAGAAATAATCCGAAGAGAAAAACTACAAAGCCTACGTAATTTAGGAATTAACCCTTACCCTGCACAACTTTTTCCTGTAAATCATACCTCAAAGCAAGTAAAAGAAAGTTTTGAAGAAGGCAAGAAAGTTATTGTGGCAGGACGTTTAATGAGCGTTAGAGACCAAGGAAAAGCTTGTTTTGCTGAATTACAAGATAGTGAAGGACGTATACAATTGTACGTAAATCGCGATGTTTTATGTCCAGAAGAAGACAAAACGTTATACAATCAAGTTTTTAAAAAATTAACCGATTTAGGTGATTTTATTGGTATTGAAGGAGAATTGTTTACAACCAAAGTGGGTGCACAATGTATCCGTGTGGATGAATTTACGTTTTTAAGCAAAACCTTACGTCCTTTACCCTTACCAAAAATCGACGAAGACGGAAAAATTCACGATGCGTTCAACGATGCTGAATTGCGTTACAGAATGCGTTATGTAGATTTGACCGTTAACCAACACGTAAAAGAAACGTTCATCAAAAGAACGAAATTGTTCACTGCGATGCGAACTTTCTTTAACGAAGCTGGGTACTTAGAAGTAGAAACTCCTGTGTTGCAATCCATTCCTGGTGGTGCAGCGGCGAGACCATTTATAACGCATCACAACTCTTTGGATATTCCATTGTATATGCGAATTGCCAATGAATTGTATTTGAAAAGACTAATCGTTGGTGGCTTTGATGGTGTGTACGAATTCTCAAAAAATTTCCGTAACGAAGGAATGGACAGAACCCATAATCCTGAATTTACCGCTATGGAAATTTATGTAGCCTACAAAGACTACAACTGGATGATGGAATTTACAGAGCAATTATTAGAATATTGCGCAACAGCTGTAAACGGAACAAGCGAAGTGACTTTTGGCGAGCACACTATCAATTTCAAAGCGCCTTATGCTCGTGTAACAATGACCGATGCTATTAAACACTTCACAGGTTTTGATATTTCTGGAAAAAGCGAAGCCGAATTGTTTGAAGCTGCTAAAGGTATGGGAATTGAAGTGGATGAAACTATGGGTAAAGGAAAATTGATTGACGAAATTTTTGGAGCAAAATGCGAAGGAAATTATATTCAGCCAACATTCATTACTGATTATCCAAAAGAAATGTCGCCATTGTGTAAAGAACACCGCGATAATCCAGAATTAACAGAGCGTTTCGAATTGATGGTTTGCGGAAAAGAAATCGCTAATGCCTACTCAGAATTGAACGACCCAATTGACCAAAGAGAGCGTTTTGAAGACCAAATGCGTTTGGCTGAAAAAGGTGATGACGAAGCCAACGGAACTATTGACGAAGATTTCTTGAGAGCATTAGAATACGGAATGCCTCCTACTTCAGGATTAGGGATTGGAATGGACCGCTTGATGATGTTCTTGACCAATAACGCGTCTATTCAGGAAGTGCTTTTGTTCCCACAAATGCGACCAGAAAAGAAAAAAGCAACCGTAGAATTAGAAGCTGATGAAAAAGTAATTGTTGCCATTTTACAAGCCAATGACAATCAAATGGAATTTAGTTTACTAAAAATCAAATCCGAATTGAGTGGTAAAAAATGGGACAAAGCAATGAAAAACCTTTCTGCTCTTGGAATGACCGAAGTTGTGGTTGATGGCGATGTAAAAGCTTGTCGATTGAAGGAGTAA
- the nadB gene encoding L-aspartate oxidase produces the protein MTQTNYLIIGSGVAGLTFALKMAIRFPEKNITIVTKANAEESNTKYAQGGIAIVTNKIEDSYEKHIQDTLICGDGLCDETVVRKVITEGPKRLQELINWGAQFDKNAQGNFDLGKEGGHSQSRVVHHKDQTGFEIERAILQQVYLKENITVLDHHFAIDLIAEDNCCLGVQVLNQKDKTIFPCFADYTLLATGGIGSVYGHTTNPIIATGDGIAMANRIHATITEMEFIQFHPTALFHNASGTQFLISEAVRGFGAYLRTKSGRRFMEDYDERKELASRDIISQSIDFELKKSGDACVYLDCTHLDLEAFIAHFPMIYKHCKSIGIDITKDWIPVVPAQHYLCGGIVVDANGKTSVERLFACGECSRTGLHGANRLASNSLLEALVYSNAIYDYLSENPDPKVSKTPVYSKIYKDRLPLITNSILSQIKSELQLLMRSHAGIVRNNHDLKKAKKQLKHWLKELLELEQNYQGNTAFYELKNLITIGILIVQHSMLREENRGGFFKIKYLRR, from the coding sequence ATGACACAAACCAACTATTTAATTATCGGTTCTGGTGTGGCAGGACTAACTTTTGCCCTAAAAATGGCCATTCGCTTTCCAGAAAAAAATATTACAATCGTTACCAAAGCCAATGCTGAAGAATCGAACACAAAATATGCTCAAGGAGGCATCGCTATTGTAACTAACAAAATAGAAGATTCGTACGAAAAACACATTCAGGATACCCTAATTTGTGGCGATGGCTTGTGCGACGAAACCGTGGTTCGAAAAGTCATCACTGAAGGTCCAAAACGATTGCAAGAATTAATCAATTGGGGAGCACAATTTGATAAAAACGCACAAGGCAATTTTGATTTGGGAAAAGAAGGTGGTCATTCACAAAGTCGAGTGGTACATCATAAAGACCAAACGGGTTTTGAAATTGAACGCGCTATCTTGCAACAAGTTTATTTAAAAGAAAACATCACGGTTCTTGACCATCACTTTGCTATCGATTTGATTGCAGAAGATAATTGTTGTTTGGGCGTCCAAGTTTTGAATCAAAAAGACAAAACTATTTTTCCTTGTTTTGCTGATTATACCTTGCTGGCCACTGGCGGTATAGGAAGTGTATACGGACATACCACCAATCCCATTATTGCAACTGGTGACGGAATCGCAATGGCAAACCGTATTCACGCCACTATCACCGAAATGGAGTTTATTCAATTTCATCCCACAGCTTTATTTCATAATGCATCAGGAACTCAATTTTTGATTTCTGAAGCTGTACGCGGTTTTGGTGCCTATCTACGTACCAAAAGCGGCCGTCGTTTTATGGAAGATTATGACGAAAGAAAAGAATTGGCTTCGAGAGATATTATTTCGCAGAGTATCGATTTTGAATTGAAAAAATCAGGAGATGCTTGTGTGTACCTAGATTGTACCCACTTGGATTTGGAAGCGTTTATCGCTCATTTCCCAATGATTTATAAACATTGCAAAAGCATTGGTATCGACATCACAAAAGACTGGATTCCTGTCGTACCTGCTCAACATTATCTTTGTGGCGGAATTGTAGTCGATGCTAATGGTAAGACTTCCGTAGAGCGCCTTTTTGCTTGCGGTGAATGCTCTAGAACGGGTTTGCACGGAGCCAATAGACTAGCTTCTAACTCCCTACTAGAGGCGTTGGTTTATTCCAATGCAATTTATGATTACCTTTCTGAAAACCCTGACCCAAAAGTAAGCAAAACACCCGTTTACTCCAAAATCTATAAAGACCGCTTGCCTTTGATTACCAATTCTATTTTGAGTCAAATAAAAAGTGAATTACAACTTTTGATGCGAAGCCACGCGGGAATCGTGAGAAACAATCACGATTTGAAGAAAGCCAAAAAACAGTTAAAACATTGGCTAAAAGAACTCCTAGAACTCGAACAAAATTATCAAGGGAATACCGCTTTTTATGAATTAAAAAATCTGATTACCATAGGAATCCTCATTGTACAGCATTCTATGTTACGAGAGGAAAATCGCGGTGGCTTTTTCAAAATCAAATACTTAAGACGCTAA
- the lipB gene encoding lipoyl(octanoyl) transferase LipB, protein MNKNIQLQDLGSKDYKATWEYQEELFKGIVDLKIQNRREETNYPTPNYLLFVEHPHVYTLGKSGDMTNLLLNQEQLEAKGATFYKINRGGDITYHGPGQIVGYPILDLENFFSDIHKYLRFLEEAIILTLQEYGLECGRSEGETGVWLGVGTPFARKICAMGVRASRWVTMHGFALNVNVDLGYFDNIIPCGIRGKAVTSLNVELGVEVVDENEVKAKILKHFAALFECEFSEQH, encoded by the coding sequence ATGAATAAAAATATCCAACTTCAAGATTTAGGCAGTAAAGATTATAAGGCAACTTGGGAATACCAAGAAGAATTGTTTAAAGGAATTGTCGATTTAAAAATTCAAAATAGGAGAGAGGAAACAAATTATCCTACACCTAATTATTTGCTCTTTGTAGAACATCCTCATGTCTATACTTTAGGTAAAAGTGGTGATATGACTAATTTGCTTTTAAATCAAGAACAATTAGAAGCAAAAGGGGCTACTTTTTATAAAATCAATCGTGGTGGAGATATTACATATCATGGACCAGGGCAAATTGTGGGATATCCTATTTTAGATTTAGAAAACTTTTTTTCGGATATTCATAAATATTTACGTTTTCTCGAAGAAGCTATTATTCTTACCTTACAAGAGTATGGTTTAGAATGCGGTAGAAGCGAGGGTGAAACCGGTGTTTGGTTAGGAGTTGGTACTCCTTTTGCGAGAAAAATTTGTGCAATGGGTGTTCGTGCTTCCCGTTGGGTGACTATGCATGGTTTTGCTTTAAATGTAAATGTTGATTTAGGCTATTTTGATAATATCATTCCATGTGGCATTCGAGGAAAGGCTGTTACTTCTTTGAATGTAGAACTTGGAGTAGAAGTTGTAGATGAGAATGAAGTGAAAGCAAAAATCCTAAAGCACTTTGCTGCGTTATTCGAATGTGAGTTTTCGGAACAGCACTAA
- the nadA gene encoding quinolinate synthase NadA, with protein sequence MKELKAKIVALKKEKNAVILAHYYQEPDIQDIADYVGDSLGLSQEATKVDAPIILFAGVHFMAETAKILNPNKKVILPDLNAGCSLADSCPPDEFKKFKEAHPDHLVITYVNCSAEVKALTDIVCTSANALKIVNSVPKDTPIIFAPDKNLGKYISNETGRKLLLWDGSCAVHEAFSLDKLVALYKQNPDAEIIAHPESETHILKTAHYIGSTAGMITYVKNSPNNKFIVATEAGILHKMQQEVPHKILIPAPSEEDNTCACSECAYMKVNTLQKVHDCLLNETPEIIVPEDIRERALVPIERMLELSK encoded by the coding sequence ATGAAAGAACTCAAAGCAAAAATTGTTGCCCTAAAGAAAGAAAAAAATGCAGTCATTTTGGCGCATTATTATCAAGAACCAGACATACAAGATATTGCTGATTATGTTGGCGATAGCTTGGGTTTGTCACAAGAAGCGACCAAAGTTGATGCACCTATTATTCTTTTTGCAGGTGTTCATTTTATGGCCGAAACAGCCAAAATTCTCAATCCAAACAAGAAAGTAATTCTGCCCGACCTCAATGCAGGATGCTCCTTAGCCGATTCTTGTCCGCCGGATGAATTCAAAAAATTCAAAGAAGCACATCCAGATCACTTGGTCATTACTTATGTCAATTGCTCTGCCGAAGTCAAAGCGCTCACAGACATTGTGTGTACTTCAGCCAATGCATTAAAAATTGTAAATTCGGTACCCAAAGACACTCCAATTATTTTTGCGCCTGATAAAAACTTAGGCAAATACATTAGCAATGAAACCGGCAGAAAATTATTGCTTTGGGACGGCTCCTGTGCGGTTCACGAAGCTTTTTCGCTAGACAAGTTAGTAGCATTATACAAACAAAATCCAGATGCCGAAATCATTGCGCATCCAGAATCAGAAACACATATCCTAAAAACAGCCCATTACATTGGTTCCACTGCTGGAATGATTACTTATGTAAAAAACAGTCCAAACAATAAGTTTATTGTTGCCACCGAAGCAGGTATTTTGCATAAAATGCAACAAGAAGTACCGCATAAAATCTTGATTCCAGCTCCATCAGAAGAGGACAATACTTGTGCTTGCAGTGAATGTGCCTATATGAAAGTCAATACACTCCAAAAAGTGCACGATTGTTTGCTCAACGAAACCCCCGAAATCATCGTTCCTGAAGACATCAGAGAACGCGCTTTAGTACCTATAGAACGTATGCTTGAACTCTCCAAATAA
- a CDS encoding glycerophosphodiester phosphodiesterase family protein — protein sequence MKKNVILVFLFLLSLNGIFAQTKEYRIEFKSGKELQKFLTYSKKSYPLVSAHRGGPTVGFPENCTPTFANTIQYNPAIIETDIALSKDSVLVMMHDDKLDRTTTGTGLIGNYTYKELQDFYLEDTQGNPTPYKIETLDEVLQWGKGKVIYTLDVKRGVPMQKVIDAVRRNKAEAYSVIITYNANQAAEVARLAPDLMISVSARGKEDVERMEALGVKAEKMVAFVGTSDPKPEVYAYLHSRSIACILGTMGNIDKSAAANGDGLYYQLIAKGATVLSSDRSKEAGAQLAKYAKDNKLHSKHIKEVVKK from the coding sequence ATGAAGAAGAATGTTATACTAGTTTTTTTGTTTTTGCTATCCTTAAATGGAATTTTTGCCCAAACTAAGGAATACCGAATAGAATTTAAAAGTGGAAAGGAATTGCAAAAGTTCTTGACGTATTCAAAAAAATCCTACCCTTTGGTAAGCGCGCATAGAGGTGGGCCAACAGTTGGTTTTCCAGAAAACTGCACCCCAACATTTGCTAATACCATTCAGTATAATCCAGCAATAATCGAAACTGATATTGCATTATCCAAAGATTCGGTTTTAGTGATGATGCACGATGATAAGTTAGATAGAACCACGACAGGAACTGGATTGATTGGTAATTACACGTACAAAGAATTACAAGATTTTTATCTAGAAGATACTCAAGGCAACCCAACTCCTTACAAAATAGAAACCTTGGATGAGGTATTGCAATGGGGGAAAGGAAAAGTAATTTACACCTTGGATGTAAAGCGAGGAGTTCCTATGCAAAAAGTAATCGATGCAGTGCGTCGCAATAAGGCAGAAGCCTATTCTGTAATTATAACCTACAATGCCAATCAAGCAGCAGAAGTAGCTCGTTTGGCTCCCGATTTGATGATTTCTGTTTCAGCAAGAGGAAAAGAGGACGTAGAACGTATGGAAGCTTTGGGCGTAAAAGCAGAAAAAATGGTCGCTTTTGTGGGGACTTCGGATCCTAAACCAGAAGTATATGCTTATTTACATAGTCGTTCAATCGCTTGTATTTTAGGGACTATGGGCAATATTGATAAAAGCGCTGCTGCAAATGGCGATGGGTTGTATTACCAATTAATTGCGAAAGGAGCTACTGTTTTATCTTCGGATAGAAGTAAAGAAGCGGGAGCACAATTGGCAAAATATGCGAAAGACAACAAGCTACACTCAAAGCATATTAAAGAAGTAGTAAAAAAGTAA
- the hemL gene encoding glutamate-1-semialdehyde 2,1-aminomutase: protein MIYQRSSQLFAEAEKVIPGGVNSPVRAFKAVGGTPIFVKRAQGAYLYDEDGNRLIDYINSWGPMILGHAYEPVVDALTERAKLGTSFGMPTELETKIAALAVAMVPNIDKIRFVNSGTEACMSAIRLARGFTKRDKIIKFAGCYHGHSDSFLIAAGSGLSTFGVPNSPGVTEGTAKDTLLARYNDLENVSALIAANPNEIAAIIVEPVAGNMGCVPPLNGFLEGLRELCYANGILLIFDEVMTGFRLAAGGVQELYGIQADIVCFGKVIGGGLPVGAFAAREEIMNYLAPLGPVYQAGTLSGNPLAMAAGLAMLEALNNDRAVFQRLEDKTSYLEAGIRKVLTANGVVFTINRVGSMISVHFDAAPVVDFQSAAKGDNATFKKFFHGLLQEGIYIAPSAYETWFITDALTYEDLDFTIQAIDKVSKTF, encoded by the coding sequence ATGATATACCAAAGAAGCAGTCAGCTTTTTGCTGAAGCGGAAAAAGTAATTCCAGGAGGCGTAAATTCGCCAGTACGAGCTTTTAAAGCCGTGGGTGGTACTCCAATTTTTGTAAAAAGAGCGCAAGGAGCGTATTTATATGATGAAGATGGTAACCGATTGATTGATTACATTAATTCTTGGGGACCTATGATTTTGGGTCACGCTTACGAACCCGTTGTGGATGCGCTAACGGAACGTGCCAAATTAGGAACCTCTTTTGGAATGCCTACGGAATTGGAAACTAAAATTGCTGCTTTGGCAGTTGCTATGGTGCCGAATATCGATAAAATTCGTTTTGTGAATTCGGGGACAGAAGCTTGTATGAGTGCCATTCGTTTGGCGCGTGGCTTTACCAAAAGAGATAAAATCATCAAGTTTGCAGGTTGCTATCACGGTCATTCCGATTCGTTTTTGATTGCAGCGGGTAGTGGCTTAAGTACTTTTGGAGTACCTAATAGTCCTGGAGTAACAGAAGGAACGGCTAAAGATACTTTGTTGGCTCGTTACAACGATTTAGAAAATGTTAGCGCTTTGATTGCTGCCAATCCCAATGAAATTGCAGCCATTATTGTAGAACCCGTTGCGGGAAATATGGGTTGTGTACCACCACTCAACGGATTCTTAGAAGGCTTACGTGAGTTGTGTTATGCTAACGGAATATTATTGATTTTTGATGAGGTAATGACTGGCTTCCGTTTGGCAGCAGGTGGAGTTCAAGAATTATACGGCATTCAAGCGGATATCGTTTGTTTTGGAAAAGTAATTGGTGGCGGATTGCCAGTAGGGGCTTTTGCTGCTCGTGAAGAAATTATGAATTACTTGGCGCCACTAGGTCCCGTGTATCAAGCTGGAACATTATCTGGGAATCCGTTAGCGATGGCGGCTGGATTGGCGATGTTAGAAGCCTTAAATAACGACAGAGCAGTATTTCAACGATTGGAAGATAAAACTTCTTATTTAGAAGCAGGAATTCGTAAAGTACTTACCGCAAATGGTGTGGTTTTTACCATCAATAGAGTAGGTTCTATGATTTCGGTTCATTTTGATGCGGCGCCTGTTGTCGATTTTCAATCGGCTGCTAAAGGAGACAATGCCACCTTTAAAAAATTCTTCCACGGTTTGCTGCAAGAAGGAATTTACATTGCACCATCGGCTTATGAAACGTGGTTTATTACCGATGCGTTAACTTATGAAGATTTAGATTTCACCATACAAGCTATTGATAAAGTATCGAAGACTTTTTAA
- a CDS encoding anaerobic ribonucleoside-triphosphate reductase activating protein: MNASASTPIYSITPFTLLDYPHQSACILWFAGCNMRCLYCYNPEIVLGKGKLTFQDVLDFLHTRKNLLDAVVFSGGECLLHKNCLEFIATVKKMGFLVKIDTNGSKPKVLHTLLHQQTIDYVALDFKSLPNTFEKITQSNLFVSFEQSLELLLSNSVPFEVRTTIHSDLISKEDLTAMIHFLEQKGYQGQYYIQYFVNEAPTLEKMGYSHREINSESLSTANIKIVIRN, translated from the coding sequence ATGAATGCAAGTGCTAGCACGCCCATTTACAGCATAACACCTTTTACCTTACTAGATTATCCGCATCAGTCGGCCTGCATTCTTTGGTTTGCGGGCTGCAATATGCGGTGTTTATATTGCTACAATCCCGAAATAGTTTTAGGAAAAGGAAAACTCACCTTCCAAGACGTCTTGGATTTTCTCCACACCCGAAAAAACCTCCTAGATGCGGTTGTTTTCAGCGGTGGCGAATGCTTATTGCATAAAAACTGCCTTGAATTCATTGCAACCGTCAAGAAAATGGGCTTTCTAGTAAAAATAGACACCAATGGTTCTAAACCCAAAGTACTTCATACCCTACTCCATCAACAAACTATCGATTATGTTGCCTTGGATTTTAAATCACTACCAAACACTTTCGAAAAAATCACCCAATCCAATTTGTTTGTTTCTTTTGAGCAATCCCTCGAATTATTGCTTTCCAATTCTGTCCCTTTTGAAGTGCGCACCACCATCCACTCCGACTTAATTTCCAAAGAAGACCTTACAGCAATGATTCACTTTTTGGAACAAAAAGGCTATCAAGGCCAATACTATATTCAGTATTTCGTAAATGAAGCTCCAACTCTAGAAAAAATGGGCTATTCCCACCGCGAAATAAATTCGGAATCCCTTTCGACAGCCAACATCAAAATAGTAATTCGGAATTAA